A window of Xenopus laevis strain J_2021 chromosome 1L, Xenopus_laevis_v10.1, whole genome shotgun sequence genomic DNA:
ATGTTTCATGTTAAGAACACACCTCTGCAGTCTCCACCCAGAGCTCTCTTACCACTAATAAGAGTCTAGGTGGCACAAGTTCTATCATGCCTGGGTaaggggtttgcctagcattacTAGTACAACTACACTTCTGAGGATATGAATGCAACACCAAAGAAATACTTTGttcaaataactttttaatttactGTGTTGTACCTTTGAGGCAAACTGTGCCAATATATAATTTCTCTGTTTCAGTTAAATGGTTCTGCAAAAATCAATCCTGCTGTAAGAACACTTCCGCTGCCTGTTCCCAATACAGATGTAATTCCTGGCACTTCCTGTTCAGTGGCTGGGTGGGGATCCACTTTCAATGCCAGATCTAAATTCTTTCCTTTAATGGAGACAGATGTAGATATTGTTAACCGAAAGGACTGTAACATAACCTGGCTAGGGGGAATCTCTGAATCTATGCTTTGTACGGCCACTCCTGGGGCACCATTCAAAGGCTTCTGTGATGTGAGTATCAAAGAACCCACCCACAGATTCCATATTGCATCACCCTATGTGGTCTTTAGTCTCTCCCCTCCATATCAAATATTATACTCTCCTATATGCTTTCTCTCTGCAGGGTGATTCTGGAGGGCCACTTGTGTGCAGGGGCCGCGTGGAAGGAGTTGTATCTTTCTCTGGTCAATATTGTGGAGATCCACGCACACCAGATGTGTACACTCGTGTCACCTCTTTCCTTGACTGGATCCAAAAAACAATATCAACATTTTGATCTGGTTAACTAATCCATACTTAtaattacaggtttgggacccgttatccagacctgaggttttctatattatggatcTATCTAtcatttgggtctccatacctttagtccaCCAAAAAGTCATACAAatgtgaattaaacccaataggattgttttgcctccaataaagattaattatatcttagttaggatcatgtacaacatactgttttattaatacagaataaAAGGAGATgctcttcctgtaatttggagctttgcggataatagatccaatataaGTATATACATTATTTCCTTACTACAGTATTcatattgtcattttttattatctttagtATCATTAAGTATAATTAAATGTAGCCTTGGCATTACAACTCTGTTCTTATTTAAAACATGTACAATTCTTATTGATTTCAAGTAACACACCACAAATAATGaccatttttgtaaataaaaggaACTTCTCCCTGCTCCCAGTTTAGTTAGGTGAGTTGTGgatttggaaaatttgaaacacaagcgaaacacaaaaaaataaagggatGATACATTGTGGTCAGTAGTGTTAAGCCATTATGACTGCCTAAATGATTCCCCATTATTGATTTGCAGACTGGCAagctgtggattctggcaaatggtaagggggctgctgtaaggtgccatagacagcaACTATTTATTGCATAGGCGAGGGGATGTTTAGACTTCTGTGTACTGGAAatatcagggcctattttgaatcccagtctgggcctATTGCTTTATTACAGTTTACACAAAGCAGTGTCAGACTAGAGGGTCCCCCAGCCGCAGAAACCCTTTTGCCCCGCTCTTTTCCTTCACTGGGCAGTGACCGGG
This region includes:
- the XB17329844.L gene encoding serine protease 57 isoform X1 is translated as MMIHLVLLTAVLFILPFSETYRIVGGHEARPHSRPYMVSLQTPFQSHFCGGTLIHPKWVLTAAHCQEVGSLDVTRVVLGAHRLHLPDRSVQVFSTLKSVQHPEYNPQTFQSDILLLKLNGSAKINPAVRTLPLPVPNTDVIPGTSCSVAGWGSTFNARSKFFPLMETDVDIVNRKDCNITWLGGISESMLCTATPGAPFKGFCDGDSGGPLVCRGRVEGVVSFSGQYCGDPRTPDVYTRVTSFLDWIQKTISTF
- the XB17329844.L gene encoding serine protease 57 isoform X2; amino-acid sequence: MVSLQTPFQSHFCGGTLIHPKWVLTAAHCQEVGSLDVTRVVLGAHRLHLPDRSVQVFSTLKSVQHPEYNPQTFQSDILLLKLNGSAKINPAVRTLPLPVPNTDVIPGTSCSVAGWGSTFNARSKFFPLMETDVDIVNRKDCNITWLGGISESMLCTATPGAPFKGFCDGDSGGPLVCRGRVEGVVSFSGQYCGDPRTPDVYTRVTSFLDWIQKTISTF